In Lutra lutra chromosome 6, mLutLut1.2, whole genome shotgun sequence, the following are encoded in one genomic region:
- the C6H6orf62 gene encoding uncharacterized protein C6orf62 homolog isoform X3: MSENPSDPVSPVVRKKKSALFEVSEVIPVMTNNYEENILKGVRDSSYSLESSVELLQKDVVQLHAPRYQSMRRDVIGCTQEMDFILWPRNDIEKIVCLLFSRWKESDEPFRPVQAKFEFHHGDYEKQFLHVLSRKDKTGIVVNNPNQSVFLFIDRQHLQTPKNKATIFKLCSICLYLPQEQLTHWAVGTIEDHLHPYMPE; the protein is encoded by the exons ATGAGTGAAAACCCGAGTGATCCTGTGTCTCCCGTGGTGCGA aagaaaaaatcagCACTTTTTGAAGTGTCTGAGGTTATACCAGTTATGACAAATAATTACGAAGAAAATATCCTGAAAGGTGTGCGAGACTCCAGCTACTCCTTGGAAAGTTCCGTAGAGCTTTTACAGAAGGACGTGGTACAGCTCCATGCTCCTCGATACCAGTCTATGAGAAGG GATGTAATTGGCTGTACTCAGGAGATGGATTTCATTCTTTGGCCTCGGAATGATATTGAAAAAATTGTCTGTCTCCTGTTTTCTAGGTGGAAGGAATCTGATGAGCCTTTTAGGCCTGTCCAg GCCAAATTTGAGTTTCATCACGGTGACTATGAAAAACAGTTTCTGCATGTACTGAGCCGCAAGGACAAGACTGGAATTGTTGTCAACAACCCTAACCAGTCGGTGTTTCTCTTCATTGACAGACAGCACTTGCAG ACTCCAAAAAACAAAGCTACAATCTTCAAGTTATGCAGcatctgcctctacctgccacagGAACAGCTTACCCACTGGGCAGTTGGCACCATAGAGGACCACCTCCATCCTTATATGCCAGAATAG
- the C6H6orf62 gene encoding uncharacterized protein C6orf62 homolog isoform X1 yields the protein MGDPNSRKKQALNRLRAQLRKKKESLADQFDFKMYIAFVFKEKKKKSALFEVSEVIPVMTNNYEENILKGVRDSSYSLESSVELLQKDVVQLHAPRYQSMRRDVIGCTQEMDFILWPRNDIEKIVCLLFSRWKESDEPFRPVQAKFEFHHGDYEKQFLHVLSRKDKTGIVVNNPNQSVFLFIDRQHLQTPKNKATIFKLCSICLYLPQEQLTHWAVGTIEDHLHPYMPE from the exons ATGGGGGACCCAAACTCCCGGAAGAAACAAGCTCTGAACAGACTACGTGCTcagcttagaaagaaaaaagaatctctaGCTGACCAGTTTGACTTCAAGATGTATATTGCCTTTGTATTCAAGGAGAag aagaaaaaatcagCACTTTTTGAAGTGTCTGAGGTTATACCAGTTATGACAAATAATTACGAAGAAAATATCCTGAAAGGTGTGCGAGACTCCAGCTACTCCTTGGAAAGTTCCGTAGAGCTTTTACAGAAGGACGTGGTACAGCTCCATGCTCCTCGATACCAGTCTATGAGAAGG GATGTAATTGGCTGTACTCAGGAGATGGATTTCATTCTTTGGCCTCGGAATGATATTGAAAAAATTGTCTGTCTCCTGTTTTCTAGGTGGAAGGAATCTGATGAGCCTTTTAGGCCTGTCCAg GCCAAATTTGAGTTTCATCACGGTGACTATGAAAAACAGTTTCTGCATGTACTGAGCCGCAAGGACAAGACTGGAATTGTTGTCAACAACCCTAACCAGTCGGTGTTTCTCTTCATTGACAGACAGCACTTGCAG ACTCCAAAAAACAAAGCTACAATCTTCAAGTTATGCAGcatctgcctctacctgccacagGAACAGCTTACCCACTGGGCAGTTGGCACCATAGAGGACCACCTCCATCCTTATATGCCAGAATAG
- the C6H6orf62 gene encoding uncharacterized protein C6orf62 homolog isoform X2 produces the protein MGDPNSRKKQALNRLRAQLRKKKESLADQFDFKMYIAFVFKEKKKKSALFEVSEVIPVMTNNYEENILKGVRDSSYSLESSVELLQKDVVQLHAPRYQSMRRDVIGCTQEMDFILWPRNDIEKIVCLLFSRWKESDEPFRPVQAKFEFHHGDYEKQFLHVLSRKDKTGIVVNNPNQSVFLFIDRQHLQVLLLIFVNWRCCCSHAL, from the exons ATGGGGGACCCAAACTCCCGGAAGAAACAAGCTCTGAACAGACTACGTGCTcagcttagaaagaaaaaagaatctctaGCTGACCAGTTTGACTTCAAGATGTATATTGCCTTTGTATTCAAGGAGAag aagaaaaaatcagCACTTTTTGAAGTGTCTGAGGTTATACCAGTTATGACAAATAATTACGAAGAAAATATCCTGAAAGGTGTGCGAGACTCCAGCTACTCCTTGGAAAGTTCCGTAGAGCTTTTACAGAAGGACGTGGTACAGCTCCATGCTCCTCGATACCAGTCTATGAGAAGG GATGTAATTGGCTGTACTCAGGAGATGGATTTCATTCTTTGGCCTCGGAATGATATTGAAAAAATTGTCTGTCTCCTGTTTTCTAGGTGGAAGGAATCTGATGAGCCTTTTAGGCCTGTCCAg GCCAAATTTGAGTTTCATCACGGTGACTATGAAAAACAGTTTCTGCATGTACTGAGCCGCAAGGACAAGACTGGAATTGTTGTCAACAACCCTAACCAGTCGGTGTTTCTCTTCATTGACAGACAGCACTTGCAG GTTCTTCTCTTGATCTTCGTAAACTGGAGATGTTGCTGTTCTCATGCTCTATAG